GAGCCTTAACACCCTGCCTGTATTAAGCTGGGAGAAGCTTCTCAAGCAGGAAGGCAAGTGGGATAGCATAAAAGTTGTAATCCTGGCTGTTACGGACATCTCGACCAGGCAGAAGCAGATGATTGCTGAAGAATGTATGCGTCGGGAATGGAAACTAAAGGTAATGCCATCAGTAGGCAACTGGGTAAATGGGATTTCCAATACAAGCCAGATTCGTGACGTACGCATTGAAGACCTTTTGGGTCGTGATGAAATCCAACTTAACCAAAGACGTATTATGGAAGGTCTTGACAACAAGACCATCCTCGTTTCTGGAGCTGCCGGATCTATCGGATCTGAAATAGTACGCCAGCTGCTTCGTTTCCCTGTCAGACAAATTATAATGCTCGACCAGGCTGAATCGGCTCTTTATGACCTCCAACAGGAAATTATACTAAGGCACGACGACGCTCCATTCAAACCGGTTCTTGCTGATATCACTAACCAAAGAATGATGAGGAAGGTTTTCGAAACCTACAAACCTCATATTGTTTTCAATGCTGCTGCTTACAAGCACGTTCCCATGATGGAGGAATCTCCTTACGAAGCTGTTAGGGTCAACATTGGAGGAACAAAGATTCTGGCAGACTTGTCGGTTGAATTTGGCGTCGAAAAATTCGTCATGGTAAGTACTGATAAAGCTGTCAATCCCACCAATGTAATGGGAGCTTCCAAAAGGATATGCGAATTATATATTCAGTCCTTATCTCAGTTGCCTGAAATGAAAACAGCGTTTGTAACAACACGCTTTGGTAACGTACTTGGTTCAAACGGTTCGGTTGTCCCCCTTTTCAAACGCCAGATTGCTCAGGGCGGTCCTGTAACGGTAACCCACCCAGAAATTACACGATTCTTTATGACTATCCCCGAAGCTTGTCAGCTTGTACTTGAGGCATCTTTTATGGGCAACGGAGGAGAGATCTTTGTTTTTGACATGGGAGAACCTGTTAGAATTGCCGACCTTGCAGAGAAAATGATAAAACTGTCAGGACTTAAACTTGGTGAAGACATTGATATTGTATATACAGGTCTTCGGCCGGGAGAAAAGTTGTATGAAGAATTGCTGGCCTCCAAAGAACATACCAAACCTACCTATCATGACAAGATCATGATAGCAAATGTCAAGACCTGCGATTTTAATGATATCAATCGTCAAATCCTGGGTCTTCATGAATCTGCATACAATGAATCTGAGGAATTAATTGTGGCAAGAATGAAGGAGTTGATTCCTGAATTTAATCCTCAAAACGAAAGATACCGTAGGCTTTTGGTTGCACGTGAGCTATCGGTCTGAACCAGTTTAACAGCGACACACTTATATAAGCGGACAGCTTAATCCTATTTTGTTGTTAATTGTAGGGAGTGCTCTTTACAATTATTTTCTTTCGCCTTATATTTAGCGTAATTCTCATTGTTACCAAACTTTAACTATATAATTACTCTGATATGAAGAGGCTTTTTCTCTGCGTTTGTATCACCATACTGTATTTTTCAGTAGTAGAGGCTACCTCCTACTATGTCAGTCCTGCCGGTTCATCTAATGGCCAAGGGACTGCCGCCTCACCCTGGAATCTGCAGACTGCACTTACCAGTAATAAAGTAAATCCAGGTGATACAATTTGGATTGCCGGTGGTACATATGTCGGCAATTTCATCGCAGGCCTCTCCGGACGTGAAGGAAGTCCAATTATCTACAGAGCAGTACCGGGACAGGAACCTATACTCGATGGCAACACCAACAACGGAGCCAATGAAGTGTTGAGAATTAATGGTAGCTACCTTTGGTTTTGGGGACTTACTATTAGCAATTCAGCTTCTTCAGGCAATAACTATTACAAAGATGGAGTCTTCTTTGGAGGAGCCAATAGCAAGCTGGTTAACTGTATTATCCGCAATAATGGAGGTAATGGTGTTGGGTTCTGGCAAACTGCAGTCAACTCCGAAGTATACGGTTGCATTATCTACAACAATGGCTATATGGGTAGTGACCGAGGACACGGTCACGGCATATATGGACAAAATGCCTCCCTGCTCAAGATTATCAGAGACAATGTATTATTTCACTCATATGGAGTTGGAATTCATATCTATAGTGAAAGTGGATCTATTCAGGGTTTTTCAATAGAGGGTAACACAATATTCAACAGCGGCATACCTGGAGCAAAGTTTATCGAACGTAATATTCTGATAGGTGGATTGCAGCAGGCTGACAGAATCACAATTACTGGCAATCACATTTACAACCGTCCCAACTATCAGTCAAAGGCCAGTATTCAGCTTGGCTATGATGCATCCAACCGTAATGCTGAGGTTTCTGACAACAAAATAGTCGACGGCTCTCTGTATATGATTAAAGGCTGGAACTCACTGCAGGTACTGCGCAACTCTATTTATGCACGCAATTCACAAATGCAGCTTATAGCATTCGACAATTTCAATAATATAACTACTCCCCTGTTCAACAATAACAAGTATCTCGGTGGAACACTGGCAGAAATGAACTTCCAGGTCTGGAAGACATTTTCTAAACAGGATGCCAACAGCACATACTCATCCTCCCTGCCAACACAAAACGAGTATTATGTGATTAAGAACCGTTATGAAGGAGGAAGGGCAAATGTGGTGGTTTACAACTGGGCTAAGGCTGAGAATATGATGATAGACCTATCTACCGTATTAAGCACAAATTCAAGGTTTAGCATATACGATGCAATGAATCTGCAGGCAGGTCCGGTAGTCAGCGGCACATACTCAGGAGGAGCTATACGGATACCACTAAACCTGAATAGTATTGAACTCCCGATAAGAGCTGACAGCAACAGGGGCGATCTAAGGCATACACTGCCTGAATTTGGGGTCTTTATTGTAACTTCAGTAGGTTCATTACCTTCCGGTATTGAAACACCCGTATTCGAAGATCTACCACTCAAGATTAAGAAGTGTAGTCCCAATCCAACTGTAGATTTGCTTGCAATTGAAGCCTATTCGCCTACACAGACCAGGCTTCTGGTAAATGTATTCGACGAGGTAGGGCGTATGGTGTATAATGAGGGTTTCAATGCTCACATTGGGGACAACAAACTAGTCATCAATATGGCAACACTGGCAGGTGGCTTGTACATTGTGACACTTACTGATGGAGCATACACTGACACATGCAAAATCCTTAAGAGGGACTTTGCACTAAACTCGGAAAAAGAAAAGGAAAAAGAGCTTCCTCTACATTAGATCTCTACAAGGTGGTTACGGATAGCGAACACCACAAGGCTCGCTGTATTCTTACATCCTGATTTTAACAGGATATTGGCTCTGTGTTTTTCGACAGTTCGTTTGCTGATAAACAGTTTGTCGGCTATTTCACTATTGGATAGTCCCTGGCAAATTTCGATAAGTACCTCAAGTTCCCTGTCTGACAAGGCGTCATCCTTATTAGCTTCAAGACTGTTGCCTTTTCTTGCAACAACTAATCCCCTGAGCAACTGTTCGGAAAAGTAGTTGCCTCCTTCACAAACAGTGCGTATGGCTTCATCCACCTCCTGTAACTCACTATCCTTAAGCACAAAGCCCCTCACTCCCAGTTCCACCATCTTTGTGTAGTACTCCTGATCTCCATACATTGAGAGTGTGATTATCTTTAGGTCGGGTGTTTTTTCAAGAGCCCTTCTTGAAGCCTCTATACCGTCCATTTTTGGCATTGAGATATCCATTAGTACCACATCCGGAGCAGCACTTTCATAATGCTCCAGAAATTCCAACCCATTATGTGCCTCACCTGCAATAAGGTAATATGGCAGTTGGCTCAGTAGAGATTTAAGACCATTAAGAAAAAGGTTGTGGTCATCTACAAGAAACAGTCTTATCTTATTTGTGCTTTCCATCGTCAGATAAAGGAATAGTTATACTTACATTAACACCCTGATTGTAGCCCGATTTAACCTCAAGCTTGCCCTTCATAGAATTGACCCTGTTGAGCATATTATAGTATCCTGCACCTCCATCTCTGGTGCCAGAAAACAGATTGGTCGTATCAAAGCCTACCCCATCATCACAATAAATCACCCTGACATTGTCATTGTCTGCATATAGTTCTATAACAGCTTTCTTTGCACTCGCGTGCTTTATAGTGTTATTTATCAGTTCGCATACAGATCTGTATATTACAACTTCAAGAACTGGGCTGTAACGGGTCTCATACACATTAGTAACAAAATCTACTCTCAGACCCCTGCTTTGATTTACCTTCTTAATAAAGTTACGTATTGCCTTTGCAATACCAAAATTCGTCAATATATGAGGACTTAAATTATTAGAGATATCCTGAATACTTTTAATTGCCTCACTAATTGCAACATTCATATTACTTATTACTGCCCTTGAATTAGGCGGTACATCTGTTGTCGACAGGCTCGATACTGACATCTTAATTGTAGACAGCAGGGGTCCCAGTCCATCATGCAATTCTGCAGCAAAACGTCTACGCTCACGCTCCTCAGCCTGAATTACAGCATTAAGCAGGGCCTTCTCCTGGTATCGGGTACGAGCCTCTGTCTCCTTTATATACTTGAATATCTTTTGAATAAGGAACACCCCTACAGCAAAGAAAAGACTGGTAATTGCACCCAACCAGTTATAAAAAAGACGGAAATACTGAGGTTTAAACTCAGTGACAAAGGGTAGAAACTCTAAAAGCCTTTGAACTGCCATAATAACAAATCCAAAGGATATAAGAATCCACGAAAGATTGTACTTGGTAACCTTTGTAAGCTTAACAGCAACCGCAGCTGCAAAAAACTGCAAAATAATGGTAATACCTAAAGTAATAATTAATAGCGTTGGCTGTTGTTCCATGGCAATCAGATTTCATATGGGAAGGCGATGAACAAATATATCTTATTCGCATGAAACCCGAAATAGGTATTTTACGTTATACAGTCAATTACAAAGGCCATATTTTTATAAAAAACATTGTATTGGCAATTGATTTACACTATTTTTGATTACAAAACGAAGACATTATGAAGAGATTGGTTACAGCTTTTGTTCTCCTCCTACTTGTTACCCTTACTATCTCATCATGCAAGAGCTATGAAGATTGCCCTGCATACGGACAAGTTGAGACGAGTGTAGAAATGCCTGTACAGGCATAAGGTTATAAGCAAAAAGCATTTCAGAGCTTCTGATAAAAAAGGAAATCGATGATTTCCTTTTTTATTTGTCATTTATGAGGGGTTAAAACTACAATTTGAAAGAAACCCCCCGCCTGATAAATATAATTAACTTCATTTCACATTTAAGAGAGAAATGAAATTAATCATTATTTGACGGTTTGCTTATGATTTCATATTTTTGTTCGGCGAAATCAAAACCAACTGCTTTTTTGCTTCGCCAACCATATCAAAAACAGTAATTTAAAACAAATAAACATGTCAAAGATTAAAATTGGTATCAACGGTTTTGGTCGTATCGGCCGCTTGGTATTCCGCGCAGCTCAAAACTTCAGCGATGTTGAGGTTGTAGCTATCAATGACCTTGTAGAAGTAGAGTACATGGCCTACATGCTGAAGTATGACTCTACTCATGGTCAATTCAAAGGTACTGTAGAAGTAAAGGATGGTCATCTTGTAGTTAACGGAAAGTCTATCCGAGTTACAGCTGAAAAAGATCCTGCAAATCTTAAGTGGAATGAAGTTGGCGCAGAATACGTCGTTGAGTCAACAGGTCTTTTCCTTGACAAACAATCAGCCAAGGGACACATTGAAGCTGGTGCAAAGAAAGTTGTAATGTCAGCTCCTTCAAAGGACGACACTCCTATGTTTGTTTGCGGTGTTAACCTGGACAAATATACTAAGGACATGCAGTTTGTATCTAACGCTTCTTGTACTACCAACTGTCTTGCTCCTATCGCTAAGGTTCTCAATGACAAGTTTGGTATCGTAGAAGGTCTTATGACTACCGTTCACGCTACAACAGCTACACAAAAGACTGTTGACGGTCCTTCAAAGAAAGACTGGAGAGGTGGTCGTGGCGCTGGTCAAAACATCATCCCTTCATCAACAGGTGCTGCTAAGGCTGTAGGTAAAGTTATTCCTGAGCTGAATGGCAAACTTACCGGTATGGCTTTCCGTGTTCCAACTCCTGACGTATCAGTAGTTGACCTGACTTGCCGTCTTGCTAAGCCTGCTAAGTATGAAGAAATCTGCAAGGCTATGAAGGAAGCTTCTGAAGGCGAACTCAAGGGAGTACTTGGTTACACTGAAGATGCAGTTGTTTCAAACGACTTCCTTGGTGATACAAGAACTTCTATCTTCGATGCTGATGCCGGTATCTCTCTTAACGAAAACTTCGTTAAGGTTGTATCTTGGTATGACAACGAAATGGGTTACTCAACAAAGGTTGTTGAACTGATCCAACACATGTACAAAGTAGACCACGCTTAATTTTAAGCTCTATATTACAGGCAAGAGGCTGTCCCCGCGGACAGCCTTCTTTTTTGTCTGGCAACCGCTAATTAGGATAATTCACCCACATAAAGTATATTTTCCATCCATGGACAAGCCTTGTAATTATAAATGCCACTGATTCTATTTTAATACAAACCTGTCATTTTTGAGGGGTCAACCCACTTGTCAAATTCTGCCTCCGTCAGTAAACCCAAAGCCAGTGCTGCTTCCTTCAGTGTGGTATTCTCAGCATGAGCCTTTTTTGCAATTTTAGCAGCATTTTCATAGCCTATATGGGTATTTAGTGCAGTAACCAACATAAGCGAATTTTTCAGGTGTTCCTTAATCCTGGGATGATCCGGTTCGATACCCACAGCACAATGATCATTAAAAGCAAGGCAGGCATCGCCCAACAGGCAGGCAGACTGAAGGAAGGCACTAATTATTACCGGCTTAAACACATTAAGTTCAAAGTGGCCGTTTGAACCAGCAATTGTTATTGTAGTATCATTACCCATCACCTGTACGCAAACCATCGTTAGTGCCTCTACCTGCGTGGGATTGACTTTGCCCGGCATAATGGATGATCCGGGCTCGTTCTCAGGTATCCTTATCTCACCAATACCTGAACGGGGACCTGAGGCGAGCACTCTTATATCATTTGCTATTTTCATTAGACTCACTGCAATCCTTTTAATTGCACCATGACTCTCGACTATGGCATCATGAGCTGCGAGGGCTTCAAATTTATTCGCTGCACTCACAAAGGGGAAGCCTGTCAGTTCAGCAATTTTTGCAGCAACTTTGTCTGCATATCCCTTAGGAGTATTTAGACCTGTACCCACGGCAGTTCCACCCAAGGCCAATTCAGACAGATGAGGCAGGGTGTTCTCCAACGCCTTCAGACCATGATCAAGTTGCGCTACATAACCTGAAAACTCCTGTCCCAATGTCAATGGAGTGGCATCCATCCAGTGAGTTCTTCCGATTTTTACCACATCCATCATCTCAGCAGACTTTCTAGCAAGAGTATCCCTAAGTGTTCTGACAGCCGGTATCAGGTGCGTAACAACAGTCTTGTATGCTGCAATATGCATGGCCGTAGGGAAGGTATCATTGGAAGATTGAGATTTGTTGACATCATCATTGGGATGAATCGCAGGTTTCCTCTCGCCCAGCTTGTTGCCGGCCAACACATGAGCGCGATTGGATATCACTTCGTTTACGTTCATATTAGACTGGGTACCCGAGCCTGTCTGCCATATAACAAGTGGAAACTGGTCATCCAGCTTACCCTCTATTATCTCATCCGCTACCCTGGCAATCAGCTCTGCCTTCTCTTGTGGTAACACACCCAGTTCCTGATTAGTTAAGGCTGCAGCCTTCTTTAGATAACCAAAAGCATGGATAATTTCTTTGGGCATCGAAGCAGCAGGTCCTATAGGGAAATTAAGGATTGAACGCTGGGTCTGTGCCCCCCAATACTTATCGGCAGGTACCATGACCACCCCCATTGTATCTCTTTCTTCTCTGTATTGCATGACTTCAGTTTTAATGGTTACATATATGGTATAACAAAACCAACATCCCTTAGTTTTTTAATTAACTTTAGCTAATTACTATAACAACTTGAATATGATTATAAAATATGTCCTTGACAAGAGTTTCGGCCCTCCAGGCAGCTTTACCGGCTACTTTATTTTGCTTGTCGGTTTGATAACTGTCTTTGCCTCATGGTCTGGACTGGTTCTGATTGTTTTGGGCAGTTTTATGGCTTTCTCTACTTCAGGATGCATGATAGACTGCGACAACTTTAAAATCAGATTTACCGACAACCTCTGGGGCATATTTAAGGTGGGGAAATGGCAATATATCCATCCAAGAACACAGATAGGAGTAAATCATGCCAGGATGATGTATAGGGTCAGCAGCATAAGCAATCACAACATAGATGTCTCTGACCCCGACTGGCGGATTTATATATACGATGGTGTGGATCGTCGGGGTAAGGCTATCTGCAAGTTTAAAAACCGTGTGGATGCCGAAAGAGAGCTTATTAGACTAAGTGAAGCTCTCAACATCCCGATCAGGGAAGAGGCACCCGGCACAAAACAATGAACCCCGATCAGGCATCTGCCTTCACGGGGTTCTTGATCCAAATCAACTACTATCTTGTTTTCACAAGTTTATGCACTTCAGAGCTACCTCTCTTTGTACTGATGTACAACATGTATACTCCAGGGTGCAAGCGGGACAAATTAAGAACAGCATCAGGATCGGCAATGCTTTCAACAAGCCGACCGTTGACATCATAAATTTCAACGCTTTTTAATGGCTCCTCTGTCCTGAGATTAATATCTCCCACAAAAGGATTGGGGAATATACTTGTACGTTTATCAGCATAGGACGCCCCCCTGCCTACAGACGAAGCCGGATCAAAGCTTGCAAACTTCTGCTTTGTAAACATTATAAATTCGCCAGGTTTCACCTGAACTTCCTGGTTTAAACTGCTTACTATAATACTGTCGCCGGCAAAATGGTTAAACCACTTACCCGTACTATTAAAACCGGGACTTACAGTCTGTATGCTTGTTCCGAAGTTGCCTACCAGCCTTACGCTGTTGTTTTCACTATTTAGTAATATTCGTTTTACCTGTCCGGCAACATCAAGAGTAAAGTCATTTGTTGCAAATATTGGCTCCTTTTTCTTGAGATCAATCATCTCGGCATAAATATCCCACAAAGCCTTTCTGTCATTAACCTCCAAATAATTCCAACGTGTCGGCTTTTTTGAAAGTCTGCCTCCCTGGTCAATACTTATATCATAGCCCAGTTCACCAAACTGCCATATCATCTTTGGACCCGGGATAGACAACAGGAAGACAGTAGCAGCCTGATGCCGCTCAAGAGATGTTTTCAGGTTCCTGACATTATATGATCCTACCTGGATTCCATATGTTCTCGACCTAAAGGTTATCCTTTCCTCATCATGGCTTTCCATATAGGCTACCAGGTTAGGCTCATTCCAGTTGCGATTCTTATAAGATGACCAATTGAAATCCGATTTGCCTTCATCGTGATAGCCCATCACAGCTTCAGAAAAATTATAGTTCATATTTCCCCAAAGCAATATTCCATAGTCGGCAAGCACCTTTTCCTCTGTGTTTTCAGCCAAATGCTCAAAGATGACAAGCGCATCTTCCTTTACACTCCACACCTTGTCCGCTATCCGTTTGAGTATTGCAATACGGCTTGCATCATACTCACTTGCCCATGAACTCGGACCATATGGTGTATTTGTAAAACCCTTGGTAAAGTCAAAACGGAATCCATCGACCTTAAACTCAGTAATCCAGTATTCAAGTATGAGATCAACCAACTCCTGGGTATAGGGACTCTCATGGTTAAAGTCATAACCCCACTGAGCATCCGGGTTTTGCATGTTATGACTGACATTGTACCATGGATTATTAGCTGCCGGTTTTGATCCGTCAAGGTACATCTGTACCAAAGGCGACTCTCCGTAAGAGTGGTTAAGCACCATGTCAATTATCACGGCTATACCTCTCTCATGGCAAGCATCAATAAACTCCTTGTAGTCGTTCATAGTGCCGTAAGCCTTATCAGGAGCAAAGTAAAAGGAAGGGTTATATCCCCAGCTGTCGTTACCTTCAAACTCATTGATAGGCATCAGTTCGATAGCATTCACACCCAGTCTTACAAAATAATCAAGTGTATCTGTTATAGTTTTAATATCACCGTTATCTGTAAAGTCCCGGATTAGGACCTCATAGATTACGAGCTTTTCCTTCTCAGGCACTTGAAAATTCTGCACCTTCCACTCGTAAATGTGAGGCGTAGTTGTCAGAACTGAAGCCAGCCCAGAAGTATACTCAGACGGGAATGCTTTTAGATCAGGATATACAGTTTCTGGTATGTACTTGTCATTCTGCTCGTCCAACACCTTAGTAGTAAAAGGATCTGCCAGTTTGAGTGCACCATCAATATAATACTGATATGCGTATTCTACGTCGGGCTCAAGCCCGTCGATAGTGAGCCAGAAATAGTCCCCATCCCTTTTCATCTGGTAGTCTGGCATGGGTGCCCACTCATTAAAATCACCTATTACAAAGATATAACCCTTTCCCGGGGCCTGAAGCAGCAAGGTCACTGTATTGTCATCAACAACATTGACACCGGGCTTCAACCCTGCAGGACGCGTAGCTATCTCTGTTTCCTGTCTTATGTAGAAGTTTATAACATGAGTGTCAGCATCTTCCCCCATATAAGCCTCCAGCCTTAATTGATGACTTCCTGAAGCTGGAGCACTAAATGAATGTGTAACGGTTGCATCATTAGTCTCCTTGATCAGAACATCATCAAGATACAAACGAAGTCTCTCAGCGTTTAGACCATTGCCTTGAATGGTAATCCCTTGTCCTGGCAGGAAAAGAGCCTTGTCCAGGGGTGAGGAAATATAGGCCTTCAGACTTTCCTTGTAAACATCAACAAAGATGTCAGATCCTCCTGCTGCTTTACCTTCCTTCCAGGAACCTCCGACCTGAGTTGCACTTCTAAACACAAAAGCAAGCTTCAAAATTTCCTCGTCTTCTGGTACCCCATAATAGCTTCTGATATCAGGCTCAATAACAAGCTGATAAAGGTTAGCACCAGTCTGGGTCAACTTTGTCTTGGCAATATTCTCTCCCCATTCAGTCACAACATATTTCCAGTCGGCCTCACTTGTACTCTTCGAGGTAATAACGCCTGTATGGGCATATACATCACCTGTGTATCCAGCAAGACCACCAGTTCCCTGATCAGCCCTAAAGACTATTGTAACTGGCTTGTTCTCAACAGGAAGTGCAGGTTGCGTAGATACTACCTGTGCTCTGACCAGAACTGCCTGTACCAGAATAAATAGAAGGGTCAAAATCCTTTTCATACCTAGTGTTTTACAGGACTTAATTGTCCTCCATAATTATAAAATGAGAGATACAGCCCTCGGGCTGTATCTCTGAGATCATATCAGTTTTTAGTCATCGTGGCCTTTCTCTTCCATGGATCCAGGGTAATCGTGTAATTACCAGCTTCCGATACTGAGATATTGCCTCCTCCGGGCACTAGACTATCCAGAGGGCCTCCAAGGTCATAAACCCATGCATTGTTCGCCCTGAACTTAAATTCACCTGCTTCCAGATCCATGGTCACGGTAAATACGCCTGCATCAGCATCCCAGGTCATATCAGTATCATCAGACCACTGTCCAGGTGTTGCATTACCGATAACACCCCAGGTATCGAGACGGTATGTATATTCATGAGGAGTGCTCAGGTCAAGAGTAACTGCATAATCACCAGCCACAATCTCAATATTCTCTCCGTCTGGTTGCAGATTACCATCAGCATCATTACTTCCAAAATTGTAAGCCCAGTTATTATTTGCTCTAAACTTAAGCTCTCCGTCAGTCAGAGTAAATCCACCATACAGAATCCTCAGTTCTGCATCGTATGCAAGAGGTGTATCAGCATCCCAACCACCAGGAGTTGCGTTACCTACAATACCCCAATCCAACTTAAGGATTGAATAGGTCATAGTGCTAAGGTTAGCTGTAAGCTTGTAGTATCCATCTTCTGGAATACTGATATTGCCACCTGAGTTGGTTAGTTTACCTGATCCGTCATCACCAAATGTCGTTGCATCATCCCAACTGCCAAGCTCCATAATAAACTTAATACCACCGGCTTTCAGGTAAATATAACCTTCAGCTTCACCGGCACTTTCAGCAGTTGAAATAATATATTCGGTCTCAACATTTTTATCGTTGGTCCAACCATTGTAATCACCAACTACATACAGTTTGGTAATATCGGCAAGCGTAGTAAATATTACTTCAGGTCCATATCCTATACCTTCGCTGTTGATAGCGTAGGGTCTTACATAATACTTAGTGTTTTCTTCAAGCTCTTCGGCAGTATAAATAAACCATCCGTCTTCACCTGCTTCAGTAAGCTCAACTTTGCTGTCTTCAATATCAGGATTTGGATTCAGACTCCATACGAAACCGAAAGATGTAACTTCTGCTCCACCATCCTTAACGATCTTACCATGGAAGGTAGCAGTAGTCTTTGTAATAGCACTCACAACATCCGAACTTAGGTATGGTGTAAGCTTTGGAATGTCAAGCTCTATAGCTTCACTATAACCTACACCACCTTCGTTACGTGCATATGCTCTTACATAGTATTTAGTATTACCCATCAGATCCTCTATAACACCGGTATATTCGCCTAACTCAGCACCATCATCTACAAGCTTTTCACCATTATCAACTGTAACATCGGCTACAGTACCATACACAACGCCACGTTCCAGAATTGTACCACGGCCAGCGTCTGTAACTGTAGCTTTAAAGGTAGCCATATCACCTAATTCCTGAGTTACTTCGCTTAGCTCAACCATTGGAGCCCTTGGCAAAGTAGTAAAGGACAGTTGGGTCCCATATTTCACACCGTCTGCATAAACACCATAGGCTCTGGCATAATATGTCGTTGCATAATCCAGACCTGTGAGCGTAACGGTA
The genomic region above belongs to Xiashengella succiniciproducens and contains:
- a CDS encoding polysaccharide biosynthesis protein; this encodes MKEFLLKVFNDRIISPWWILLIDMMLVSNAFVISYVIRLNVMLPSYSVWEFVRGGAYVIFVYAIVFYLFGIHRGVIRHTNFSELRMLSIACTTTLVLLLGLHFIAGLINPEFAMVPRLVLVLHFVLVVFFCFGFRLVVRETYSYLTTSKGSVMTVIYGTGDLALITHEAIRNDKESQYHVAAFVDEEPSKWNMSLNTLPVLSWEKLLKQEGKWDSIKVVILAVTDISTRQKQMIAEECMRREWKLKVMPSVGNWVNGISNTSQIRDVRIEDLLGRDEIQLNQRRIMEGLDNKTILVSGAAGSIGSEIVRQLLRFPVRQIIMLDQAESALYDLQQEIILRHDDAPFKPVLADITNQRMMRKVFETYKPHIVFNAAAYKHVPMMEESPYEAVRVNIGGTKILADLSVEFGVEKFVMVSTDKAVNPTNVMGASKRICELYIQSLSQLPEMKTAFVTTRFGNVLGSNGSVVPLFKRQIAQGGPVTVTHPEITRFFMTIPEACQLVLEASFMGNGGEIFVFDMGEPVRIADLAEKMIKLSGLKLGEDIDIVYTGLRPGEKLYEELLASKEHTKPTYHDKIMIANVKTCDFNDINRQILGLHESAYNESEELIVARMKELIPEFNPQNERYRRLLVARELSV
- a CDS encoding T9SS type A sorting domain-containing protein, coding for MKRLFLCVCITILYFSVVEATSYYVSPAGSSNGQGTAASPWNLQTALTSNKVNPGDTIWIAGGTYVGNFIAGLSGREGSPIIYRAVPGQEPILDGNTNNGANEVLRINGSYLWFWGLTISNSASSGNNYYKDGVFFGGANSKLVNCIIRNNGGNGVGFWQTAVNSEVYGCIIYNNGYMGSDRGHGHGIYGQNASLLKIIRDNVLFHSYGVGIHIYSESGSIQGFSIEGNTIFNSGIPGAKFIERNILIGGLQQADRITITGNHIYNRPNYQSKASIQLGYDASNRNAEVSDNKIVDGSLYMIKGWNSLQVLRNSIYARNSQMQLIAFDNFNNITTPLFNNNKYLGGTLAEMNFQVWKTFSKQDANSTYSSSLPTQNEYYVIKNRYEGGRANVVVYNWAKAENMMIDLSTVLSTNSRFSIYDAMNLQAGPVVSGTYSGGAIRIPLNLNSIELPIRADSNRGDLRHTLPEFGVFIVTSVGSLPSGIETPVFEDLPLKIKKCSPNPTVDLLAIEAYSPTQTRLLVNVFDEVGRMVYNEGFNAHIGDNKLVINMATLAGGLYIVTLTDGAYTDTCKILKRDFALNSEKEKEKELPLH
- a CDS encoding response regulator; this encodes MESTNKIRLFLVDDHNLFLNGLKSLLSQLPYYLIAGEAHNGLEFLEHYESAAPDVVLMDISMPKMDGIEASRRALEKTPDLKIITLSMYGDQEYYTKMVELGVRGFVLKDSELQEVDEAIRTVCEGGNYFSEQLLRGLVVARKGNSLEANKDDALSDRELEVLIEICQGLSNSEIADKLFISKRTVEKHRANILLKSGCKNTASLVVFAIRNHLVEI
- a CDS encoding sensor histidine kinase, which codes for MEQQPTLLIITLGITIILQFFAAAVAVKLTKVTKYNLSWILISFGFVIMAVQRLLEFLPFVTEFKPQYFRLFYNWLGAITSLFFAVGVFLIQKIFKYIKETEARTRYQEKALLNAVIQAEERERRRFAAELHDGLGPLLSTIKMSVSSLSTTDVPPNSRAVISNMNVAISEAIKSIQDISNNLSPHILTNFGIAKAIRNFIKKVNQSRGLRVDFVTNVYETRYSPVLEVVIYRSVCELINNTIKHASAKKAVIELYADNDNVRVIYCDDGVGFDTTNLFSGTRDGGAGYYNMLNRVNSMKGKLEVKSGYNQGVNVSITIPLSDDGKHK
- the gap gene encoding type I glyceraldehyde-3-phosphate dehydrogenase; its protein translation is MSKIKIGINGFGRIGRLVFRAAQNFSDVEVVAINDLVEVEYMAYMLKYDSTHGQFKGTVEVKDGHLVVNGKSIRVTAEKDPANLKWNEVGAEYVVESTGLFLDKQSAKGHIEAGAKKVVMSAPSKDDTPMFVCGVNLDKYTKDMQFVSNASCTTNCLAPIAKVLNDKFGIVEGLMTTVHATTATQKTVDGPSKKDWRGGRGAGQNIIPSSTGAAKAVGKVIPELNGKLTGMAFRVPTPDVSVVDLTCRLAKPAKYEEICKAMKEASEGELKGVLGYTEDAVVSNDFLGDTRTSIFDADAGISLNENFVKVVSWYDNEMGYSTKVVELIQHMYKVDHA
- the fumC gene encoding class II fumarate hydratase; this translates as MQYREERDTMGVVMVPADKYWGAQTQRSILNFPIGPAASMPKEIIHAFGYLKKAAALTNQELGVLPQEKAELIARVADEIIEGKLDDQFPLVIWQTGSGTQSNMNVNEVISNRAHVLAGNKLGERKPAIHPNDDVNKSQSSNDTFPTAMHIAAYKTVVTHLIPAVRTLRDTLARKSAEMMDVVKIGRTHWMDATPLTLGQEFSGYVAQLDHGLKALENTLPHLSELALGGTAVGTGLNTPKGYADKVAAKIAELTGFPFVSAANKFEALAAHDAIVESHGAIKRIAVSLMKIANDIRVLASGPRSGIGEIRIPENEPGSSIMPGKVNPTQVEALTMVCVQVMGNDTTITIAGSNGHFELNVFKPVIISAFLQSACLLGDACLAFNDHCAVGIEPDHPRIKEHLKNSLMLVTALNTHIGYENAAKIAKKAHAENTTLKEAALALGLLTEAEFDKWVDPSKMTGLY